A stretch of Malus sylvestris chromosome 11, drMalSylv7.2, whole genome shotgun sequence DNA encodes these proteins:
- the LOC126588505 gene encoding uncharacterized protein LOC126588505 codes for MVRAYTQEYTYKHPWERVTSASWKKFADAENKRTLSHILEVDTLNHKLDPSTGKLYTTRVITVHAPGPWFVRKIVRQDVCHCVESTVVDAQARSMQLATNNISLEKFIEVEEKIRYDPHPENPNGWTLCRQETSIRIKPLSALASMAEKVEQRCAEKFVQNSAKGREVMEKICKYLEAESKGISF; via the coding sequence ATGGTGAGGGCATACACACAAGAATACACATACAAGCACCCATGGGAGCGGGTGACTTCTGCATCGTGGAAAAAATTTGCTGATGCTGAAAACAAACGCACACTATCACATATCCTTGAAGTTGACACGCTGAACCACAAGCTTGATCCCAGCACAGGAAAGCTTTACACCACACGTGTTATCACTGTCCATGCGCCAGGACCATGGTTTGTCCGCAAAATTGTTCGCCAGGATGTCTGCCACTGCGTTGAGTCAACAGTTGTGGATGCGCAAGCACGATCAATGCAACTCGCCACCAATAATATTAGCCTCGAAAAGTTTATAGAGGTGGAGGAGAAGATCAGGTATGATCCCCACCCTGAGAACCCAAATGGCTGGACATTATGCCGACAGGAGACTAGCATTCGAATCAAGCCTTTATCAGCATTGGCATCAATGGCAGAAAAGGTTGAACAACGCTGCGCTGAGAAGTTTGTGCAGAACAGTGCCAAGGGTAGAGAGGTTATGGAGAAGATATGCAAGTATCTTGAAGCTGAATCTAAAGGGATTTCTTTCTAA
- the LOC126588507 gene encoding zinc finger A20 and AN1 domain-containing stress-associated protein 8-like: protein MEHEETGCQSAPEGPILCVNNCGFFGSAATMNMCSKCHKDMVLKQEQAKLAASSFGSIVNRTSSINANEPVASVDVQPHPMEPKTLSSQPSFSFGSGSSGEPKPEGPKRCNTCNKRVGLTGFNCRCGHLFCAVHRYSDKHDCSYDYLTAGQDAIAKANPVVKADKLGKI, encoded by the coding sequence ATGGAGCACGAGGAGACTGGATGTCAATCTGCCCCGGAAGGTCCTATTTTGTGCGTAAACAATTGTGGGTTTTTCGGAAGTGCGGCTACTATGAATATGTGCTCCAAGTGTCACAAGGACATGGTCTTGAAACAGGAGCAGGCGAAGCTTGCTGCATCATCCTTTGGAAGCATTGTCAACAGAACATCAAGCATCAACGCAAATGAGCCTGTTGCTTCTGTGGATGTTCAACCCCATCCAATGGAGCCAAAAACTCTCTCTTCGCAACCATCCTTTTCCTTTGGTTCAGGGTCATCTGGTGAGCCAAAGCCAGAGGGCCCAAAACGTTGCAACACTTGCAACAAGCGGGTTGGATTAACAGGGTTCAATTGTCGGTGTGGCCACCTCTTTTGTGCAGTACATCGTTATTCAGACAAACATGACTGCTCTTACGATTATCTCACTGCTGGACAGGATGCTATTGCGAAAGCCAACCCTGTCGTAAAAGCTGACAAGCTTGGTAAAATCTAA
- the LOC126588506 gene encoding zinc finger A20 and AN1 domain-containing stress-associated protein 8-like: protein MEHEETGCQAAPEGPILCVNNCGFFGSAATMNMCSKCHKDMMLKQEQAKLAASSFGSIVNGTSSINANEPVIAAPPVDIQSQPVAPQTISSQPSFSFGSGSSGEPKPEGPKRCSSCNKRVGLTGFNCRCGHLFCAVHRYSDKHDCPYDYRTAGRDAIAKANPVVKAEKLDKI, encoded by the coding sequence ATGGAGCACGAGGAGACTGGATGTCAAGCTGCCCCTGAAGGTCCTATTTTGTGCGTAAACAATTGTGGGTTTTTCGGAAGTGCGGCTACTATGAATATGTGTTCCAAGTGTCACAAGGACATGATGTTGAAACAGGAGCAGGCGAAGCTTGCTGCATCATCCTTTGGAAGCATTGTCAACGGAACATCAAGCATCAATGCAAATGAGCCTGTTATTGCTGCTCCTCCTGTGGACATTCAATCTCAGCCAGTAGCACCACAAACTATCAGCTCACAACCATCATTTTCCTTTGGTTCTGGGTCATCTGGTGAGCCAAAGCCAGAGGGCCCGAAACGATGCAGCAGTTGCAACAAGCGGGTTGGATTAACAGGGTTCAATTGTCGGTGTGGTCACCTCTTTTGCGCAGTACATCGTTATTCAGACAAACATGACTGTCCTTACGATTATCGCACTGCTGGACGGGATGCTATTGCGAAAGCCAACCCAGTAGTAAAAGCTGAGAAGCTCGATAAAATCTAA
- the LOC126588696 gene encoding uncharacterized protein LOC126588696, with protein MAMKNIALVVLVVAVCISAAMAAAPVKGAAATTAAATPAAATTAAATPSAATTAATPTAAAGPQASTPAPNGSNMNAVGSLVGATLLSFLAIYLH; from the coding sequence ATGGCCATGAAGAACATTGCCTTGGTTGTCCTCGTAGTTGCCGTCTGCATCAGCGCAGCAATGGCCGCTGCACCTGTAAAGGGCGCCGCAGCCACCACAGCTGCAGCCACCCCTGCCGCAGCCACCACCGCTGCAGCCACCCCCTCTGCAGCCACCACCGCTGCCACCCCCACCGCTGCAGCTGGCCCTCAAGCTTCTACACCAGCACCTAACGGAAGCAACATGAACGCGGTTGGATCTCTGGTTGGAGCTACACTCTTGTCCTTCTTGGCCATTTACTTGCACTAA
- the LOC126590766 gene encoding uncharacterized protein LOC126590766: MAMKKIALVVLVVAVCMSAAMAAAPLKAAAATPAATPAAAPVSDASVPAPNGSNMNAVGSLIGASVLSFLALYLH; the protein is encoded by the coding sequence ATGGCCATGAAGAAGATTGCCTTGGTTGTCCTGGTGGTTGCTGTCTGCATGTCCGCAGCTATGGCAGCTGCACCTCTAAAGGCTGCAGCTGCTACCCCAGCTGCCACCCCTGCGGCAGCTCCCGTCTCCGATGCTTCTGTTCCAGCACCTAATGGAAGCAACATGAACGCCGTTGGATCTCTGATCGGAGCTTCAGTCTTGTCCTTCTTGGCCCTTTACTTGCACTAA
- the LOC126591426 gene encoding cytochrome c-type biogenesis protein CcmE homolog, mitochondrial-like, with product MATRIALRLKSHLLRTTTPIHHHPVFKSPPSIFSPLSTPHLRPPSNPHLPFTLRFLSTARRGPTRPKPVDIGARARQLQTRRLWTYALTFSCIAGFIVIVLNSFQDQLVFYVTPTDAIEKYSANPSKSKFRVGGLVLEGSVVQPSSSPEMEFVVTDLMTDILVRYKGSLPDLFREGHSVVVEGFVKPFTEEIRREISTKSISEKARSGECYFAATEVLAKHDEKYMPGEVAAAIEKNKKKLEETGAGAGEGEGEAAKDGKDAKSE from the coding sequence ATGGCCACTCGCATCGCCCTCCGCCTCAAATCCCACCTCCTCCGCACCACAACCCCGATCCACCACCACCCGGTATTCAAATCTCCACCTTCCATCTTCTCTCCCCTCTCCACCCCCCATCTCCGCCCTCCATCAAATCCCCACCTCCCCTTCACTCTCCGCTTCCTCTCCACCGCCCGCCGCGGTCCGACCCGCCCCAAACCCGTCGACATCGGCGCCCGGGCTCGCCAGCTCCAAACCCGCCGCCTCTGGACCTACGCCCTGACCTTCAGCTGCATCGCCGGATTCATTGTCATCGTCCTCAACAGCTTCCAAGACCAGCTCGTCTTCTACGTCACCCCAACCGACGCTATCGAGAAATACTCCGCAAACCCTAGCAAGAGCAAGTTCCGGGTCGGCGGCCTCGTCCTCGAAGGTAGCGTCGTCCAGCCGTCTTCCTCGCCGGAGATGGAGTTCGTCGTCACCGATTTGATGACCGATATCTTGGTCCGGTACAAGGGATCATTGCCCGATTTGTTCCGGGAGGGCCACTCGGTGGTGGTGGAGGGATTTGTGAAGCCTTTCACGGAGGAGATTCGGAGGGAGATTTCGACGAAAAGCATATCGGAGAAGGCTAGGAGCGGCGAGTGCTACTTTGCCGCTACAGAGGTTTTGGCCAAGCATGACGAGAAGTACATGCCAGGTGAAGTAGCTGCCGCCAtagagaagaataagaagaagctGGAGGAGACAGGTGCCGGTGCCGGTGAAGGTGAAGGTGAAGCTGCTAAAGATGGTAAAGATGCTAAGAGCGAGTAG
- the LOC126591340 gene encoding zinc transporter ZTP29, protein MDSQVLVALALSLVGGLSTSLGALLVIVNETPNLKKLGLLQGFAAGLMLSISFLDLAHNAINSIGFLKANLWFFGGVIFFAIIANFIPEPTLAPISKKSGDEGGKDTLKKHRRQVFFSGIVTAIGISLHNFPEGMAVFLGSMKGLRVGVNLALAIALHNIPEGVAVALPVYFATQSKWQAFKLATLSGFAEPLGVVIVAYLFPSSLSPEILEGLLGSVGGVMAFLTLHEMLPLAFDYAGQKQAVKAVFLGMAFMSASLYFLEISLPQEMSL, encoded by the exons ATGGATTCTCAGGTGTTGGTGGCTCTTGCGCTCTCACTCGTGGGTGGACTCAGTACTTCACTCG GTGCACTTTTAGTAATTGTCAATGAAACTCCTAATTTGAAGAAGCTCGGGCTTTTACAG GGTTTTGCAGCAGGTCTGATGCTAAGCATATCATTCCTAGATTTGGCTCACAACGCTATAAACTCAATTGGCTTTTTAAAAGCCAACCTATGG TTTTTTGGAGGTGTCATATTCTTTGCTATCATTGCCAATTTTATCCCAGAACCAACTCTTGCTCCTATTTCAAAG AAAAGTGGAGATGAAGGGGGCAAGGACACTTTGAAAAAGCATCGACGTCAAGTTTTTTTCAGTGGGATAGTAACAGCAATAG GCATAAGTTTACACAATTTTCCAGAAGGAATGGCTGTGTTTCTTGGATCAATGAAG GGCCTTCGTGTTGGTGTCAACTTGGCCTTGGCCATTGCCTTACACAACATCCCAGAG GGCGTTGCTGTGGCACTTCCTGTGTACTTTGCAACTCAGAG CAAATGGCAGGCATTCAAATTAGCAACGCTTTCTGGTTTCGCTGAGCCTTTGGGTGTCGTAATTGTAG CCTATCTATTTCCGAGCAGCTTGAGTCCTGAAATTCTTGAAGGCCTGCTGGGATCAG TTGGTGGAGTGATGGCTTTTCTAACTCTGCATGAGATGCTGCCCTTGGCGTTTGATTATGCGGGGCAGAAGCAAGCAGTCAAGGCCGTGTTTTTGGGAATGGCCTTCATGTCTGCAAG CCTATATTTTCTTGAGATCAGCCTGCCTCAGGAGATGAGCTTGTAG